The following are from one region of the Amycolatopsis sp. QT-25 genome:
- a CDS encoding FMN reductase produces MTTIAVVTAGLSRPSSTRLLADKLAAAVSSALPDVEIEVIELRDLAIDVTKNMLTGFPSPALRAAIDTVTAADGLIAVTPVFTASYSGLFKSFFDVLDQKALDGKPVLIGATGGTERHSLVLDFALRPLFAYLRAEPVATAVYAASSDWASPGNLDTRASRAGREFASRLSSAGTAAAGTAAVPDDGFVPFEQLLRAGE; encoded by the coding sequence ATGACGACGATCGCTGTCGTGACCGCGGGCTTGAGCCGGCCGTCCTCGACGCGGCTGCTCGCCGACAAGCTCGCCGCGGCGGTCTCCTCCGCGCTGCCGGACGTGGAGATCGAAGTGATCGAACTGCGCGACCTGGCCATCGACGTCACGAAGAACATGCTGACCGGATTCCCCTCCCCGGCCCTGCGCGCGGCCATCGACACGGTGACCGCCGCGGACGGCCTGATCGCCGTGACGCCGGTGTTCACCGCGTCGTACAGCGGGCTGTTCAAATCGTTCTTCGACGTGCTGGACCAGAAAGCACTCGACGGCAAACCGGTGCTGATCGGCGCCACCGGGGGAACCGAACGGCACTCGCTCGTGCTCGACTTCGCACTGCGTCCGCTCTTCGCCTACCTCCGCGCCGAGCCTGTCGCGACGGCGGTGTACGCGGCTTCGTCGGACTGGGCGTCTCCAGGGAATCTCGACACGCGGGCTTCGCGGGCGGGGCGGGAGTTCGCCTCGCGGTTGTCCTCGGCGGGGACGGCCGCGGCGGGGACGGCCGCGGTGCCGGACGACGGGTTCGTGCCGTTCGAGCAGCTGCTGCGCGCGGGGGAGTGA
- a CDS encoding YciI family protein, protein MDEKTQAWVDEMTARGVRLSGSRLRSAATATTVRHRDGDLLVSDGPFAKTKEQILGYDLIECADLDEAIEIVSTHPVTRFATIEIRPIWPTP, encoded by the coding sequence ATGGACGAAAAGACGCAGGCGTGGGTCGACGAGATGACCGCTCGCGGGGTGCGGTTGTCCGGCAGCAGGCTCCGGTCGGCGGCCACCGCGACCACCGTGCGCCACCGCGACGGCGACCTGCTCGTCTCGGATGGGCCCTTCGCAAAGACGAAGGAACAGATCCTCGGCTACGACCTGATCGAGTGCGCCGATCTCGACGAGGCGATCGAGATCGTGTCGACGCATCCGGTCACGAGGTTCGCGACCATCGAAATCCGGCCGATCTGGCCTACCCCCTGA
- a CDS encoding PGPGW domain-containing protein, with protein MGIGKPVKQVLILIAGGILLLVGIALLVLPGPGLLLVLAGLLVLASEFPAVEKYVDPIRDRAMKAAEDSVSSPLRIAGSVLAGLGLLAAGIVWGVVPGLPLGGWSTGSSLILSGLILFALLIWSYKRVQARRSANAE; from the coding sequence GTGGGCATCGGAAAACCCGTGAAGCAGGTTCTGATCCTGATCGCGGGCGGCATTCTTCTGCTGGTCGGTATCGCGCTCCTCGTGCTGCCAGGGCCGGGACTGCTCCTGGTGCTCGCGGGCCTGCTCGTGCTGGCCTCGGAGTTCCCCGCGGTGGAGAAGTACGTCGATCCGATCCGCGACCGGGCGATGAAGGCGGCCGAAGACAGTGTTTCGTCTCCGCTGCGGATCGCGGGTTCGGTGCTGGCCGGGCTGGGTCTGCTGGCCGCGGGGATCGTCTGGGGCGTCGTTCCCGGACTGCCGCTGGGCGGCTGGAGCACCGGTTCGAGCCTGATCCTGTCCGGGCTCATCCTGTTCGCGTTGCTGATCTGGAGCTACAAGCGGGTGCAGGCCCGGAGGTCCGCGAACGCCGAGTAA
- a CDS encoding TetR family transcriptional regulator has translation MAPDFQRARRPEQVEARRAAILGVARELLAERPVSRISLRELSDRVGLAKSNVLRYFDSREAIFLEVLDSIWVVWLDELESELDTPDVAKPGYEREVRVATVIAKSLSQQRLLCELISTMAAVLERNISVETARAFKTRAGERTERLADVVRDRVPLNAEAAGHFAKTVFILVAGLWPYANPGEAVATVLAERGAPAGHDMFVAGLIEGLANQLVGLAVRAGQRSERQQRSLAPFPHAPDRPDLLKVSGTHSHKERP, from the coding sequence GTGGCCCCCGACTTCCAGCGTGCGCGGCGGCCGGAACAGGTGGAGGCCCGGCGCGCGGCGATCCTCGGGGTGGCGCGCGAACTGCTGGCCGAGCGGCCCGTGTCCCGGATCAGTCTGCGGGAACTGAGCGACCGGGTCGGCTTGGCGAAATCGAACGTGCTGCGGTACTTCGACAGCCGCGAGGCGATCTTCCTGGAAGTCCTCGACTCGATCTGGGTCGTCTGGCTCGACGAGCTCGAAAGCGAACTGGACACCCCTGACGTCGCGAAGCCTGGGTACGAGCGCGAAGTGCGCGTCGCGACCGTCATCGCGAAGTCGCTCTCGCAACAGCGCCTGCTGTGCGAGCTGATCAGCACGATGGCCGCCGTGCTCGAACGCAACATCTCCGTGGAGACCGCCAGGGCGTTCAAGACCCGGGCGGGTGAACGGACCGAACGGCTCGCCGACGTCGTCCGCGACCGGGTCCCGTTAAACGCCGAAGCGGCCGGACACTTCGCGAAGACGGTCTTCATCCTGGTGGCGGGCCTGTGGCCGTACGCGAACCCTGGCGAGGCCGTGGCGACGGTCCTGGCCGAACGCGGAGCGCCCGCCGGCCACGACATGTTCGTCGCCGGGCTGATCGAAGGGCTGGCCAACCAGCTGGTCGGCCTCGCCGTTCGCGCGGGTCAGCGCTCCGAGCGACAGCAAAGGTCCCTTGCTCCCTTCCCGCACGCGCCGGACCGGCCGGACCTGCTTAAGGTGAGCGGAACCCACTCGCACAAGGAGCGACCATGA
- a CDS encoding oxidoreductase: MSPGGTLTLGDLTVSRMGYGAMRLSGPGIWGPPSDRETAIAVLREAVELGVTHIDTSDFYGPHTVNELIREALHPYPDDLHIVTKVGAKRTPDKGWPSALSREELTSAVHDNLRNLGVDVLDVVNLRLAGEHGVFPIPVSITEPFEVLAELRQQGLIRHLGLSHVSAEQVKEARAIAPVVCVQNEYNVANRANDGLLDALAAISVPFVPYFPLGGFTPLQSGVLDDCARRVDATPMQVALAWLLQRSPNILVIPGTSSVPHLRENVAAAKLELPADVVADLDALA; this comes from the coding sequence ATGAGCCCAGGCGGCACCCTCACCCTCGGCGATCTCACCGTGAGCCGGATGGGCTACGGCGCCATGCGGCTGTCCGGCCCCGGCATCTGGGGGCCGCCGAGCGACCGCGAGACCGCGATCGCCGTTCTCCGCGAAGCGGTCGAGCTGGGGGTGACCCATATCGACACCAGCGACTTCTACGGTCCGCACACGGTCAACGAGCTGATCCGCGAGGCGCTGCACCCGTATCCGGACGACCTGCACATCGTCACGAAGGTCGGCGCGAAGCGGACTCCGGACAAGGGCTGGCCTTCGGCGCTCTCGCGGGAGGAGCTGACCTCCGCGGTCCACGACAACCTGCGCAACCTCGGTGTCGACGTGCTCGACGTCGTCAACCTGCGGCTCGCGGGGGAGCACGGCGTCTTCCCGATCCCGGTCTCGATCACGGAGCCGTTCGAGGTGCTGGCCGAGTTGCGACAGCAGGGCCTGATCCGGCACCTCGGTCTGAGCCACGTGTCGGCGGAGCAGGTCAAGGAGGCTCGCGCCATCGCGCCGGTCGTCTGCGTGCAGAACGAGTACAACGTCGCGAACCGCGCCAACGACGGCCTGCTCGACGCCCTCGCGGCCATCAGCGTCCCGTTCGTGCCGTACTTCCCGCTCGGCGGGTTCACGCCGTTGCAGTCCGGGGTGCTCGACGACTGCGCCCGCCGGGTCGACGCGACGCCGATGCAGGTCGCGCTCGCGTGGCTGCTGCAACGGTCGCCGAACATCCTGGTGATTCCGGGTACGTCCTCGGTGCCGCACCTGCGGGAGAACGTCGCCGCCGCGAAGCTGGAACTGCCCGCGGACGTCGTCGCCGACCTCGACGCCCTCGCCTAG
- a CDS encoding ABC transporter permease, which yields MWGSCTAELVKLVRRPANWFMLGIAVVLGLTFTYLLPLAGAAGSPSGAPGTDRGLAATAPSNLVGNAIGGLPVFLGAILLVLGVLAVGTEYGWSTWKTVLTQGPSRLTVYCGKLFALAVASLTVVLTSFATGAVTSALIASSEGEPMNWPTFGEIVIGIGAGWLIAMTWAALGAALAIAMRGVALPIGLGLVWLLIVQNLLFGVAAPLVDWVGTLQLALPGANAGSLAASLGASGATPGIGELVGVSQATSVVAGYLVVFAGLGGWLLRRRDVL from the coding sequence ATGTGGGGTAGCTGCACCGCCGAGCTGGTGAAGCTCGTCCGGCGTCCGGCGAACTGGTTCATGCTGGGGATCGCGGTCGTGCTCGGCCTGACCTTCACCTATCTGCTGCCGCTCGCGGGCGCGGCGGGGTCGCCGAGCGGGGCGCCCGGTACGGATCGCGGGCTGGCCGCGACGGCGCCGTCGAACCTGGTCGGCAATGCGATCGGCGGGCTGCCGGTGTTCCTCGGGGCGATCCTGCTGGTGCTCGGGGTACTGGCCGTCGGCACCGAATACGGGTGGAGCACGTGGAAGACCGTGCTGACACAGGGACCTTCGCGGTTGACCGTCTACTGTGGAAAGTTGTTCGCGCTGGCCGTCGCGTCGCTGACCGTCGTGCTCACGAGCTTCGCCACCGGCGCGGTCACGAGCGCGCTCATCGCCTCTTCGGAGGGCGAGCCGATGAACTGGCCCACGTTCGGGGAGATCGTCATCGGGATCGGCGCGGGCTGGCTGATCGCGATGACGTGGGCGGCCCTCGGCGCGGCGCTCGCCATCGCGATGCGCGGGGTGGCGCTGCCGATCGGACTCGGCCTGGTGTGGCTGCTGATCGTCCAGAACCTGCTGTTCGGCGTCGCGGCCCCGCTGGTGGACTGGGTCGGCACGCTCCAGCTGGCGTTGCCGGGCGCCAACGCCGGTTCGCTGGCCGCGTCGCTCGGCGCTTCGGGTGCGACGCCGGGAATCGGGGAACTCGTCGGCGTCTCCCAGGCGACGTCGGTGGTGGCCGGCTACCTGGTGGTCTTCGCCGGTCTCGGTGGCTGGCTGCTGCGGCGCCGGGATGTCCTCTGA